Proteins encoded in a region of the Pirellulaceae bacterium genome:
- a CDS encoding CRTAC1 family protein, with product MFHRVTVLSLLVGSVFSLTSCDRKSAPTGSSQPAKQTTAGSKDEAAASLSPKVTKTAEVNKNVLASQRNQLDETVWNKEVIAQQYEMALVNLWDALLDQSRLPDGDELFVLQHLQFETITLGHAGEARRLDHGISISPLDANASQILPTDWKILVGKARDDGYRLIQSEWHHAAFDIDEDGKAKSTIFMALYATNAIKQERCVIRGNLIVDWQPRSDSQSIPIAASIDATRLERLSRTGPGGFSKILTVDHTRPDTRSGVQPVLAHDLNGDGLSEILLVGSNELLINQGDGSFQRERLCLHRERVFETGIVAEMTGDGLPDLVLPGVRGDLLLYEGQQSGRFTSPPIGKARQGGPLVQPQAMTVGDVDLDGDLDLWIGQYKIAYIGGQMPTPYYDANDGFPAFLLLNDGQGRFSPATEESGLAEKRFRRSYGGSLIDLDTDGDLDLLVVSDFAGVDYYENDGRGYFRDVTDDTFDERHLFGMSVSFADFDLDGQTDIFVTGMASTTARRLEHMKLGRRDRPEIHLMRSRMGYGNRMYLANGNRFTEPTFRDQAARTGWSWGSTAFDFDNDADPDIYVANGHSSGKSTKDHCTHFWCHDIYEGDSKPNKATQELFQEVLSGYFDRSESWDGYQKNALLMNNDGQAFENIAFLLGLGHEFDGRAAISDDIDGDGRVDLLVVEDKWNNGQRLHIYRNGLDTENHWIGVHLSDKVAGHSPIGCRVTLFCDDYSTSDVIVAGDSIHAQHAPTAHFGIGKRDNVQAIEVTWIDGHKERIDNPAIDQYHRIKRSDPSSPSNE from the coding sequence GCTGCGTCACTCTCACCAAAAGTCACAAAGACAGCAGAAGTCAACAAAAATGTGTTGGCATCCCAACGGAATCAACTTGACGAAACCGTCTGGAACAAAGAGGTCATCGCGCAGCAATATGAAATGGCGCTAGTGAATCTTTGGGATGCTTTACTGGACCAGAGTCGCTTACCAGACGGCGATGAACTGTTTGTGTTACAGCATCTCCAGTTCGAGACAATCACGCTTGGTCATGCAGGTGAAGCACGAAGACTCGACCACGGAATCTCAATTTCACCTTTGGATGCCAACGCAAGTCAAATCCTTCCGACTGACTGGAAGATCCTGGTCGGCAAAGCACGCGATGATGGCTATCGCCTCATCCAATCCGAATGGCACCACGCGGCATTCGATATCGACGAAGACGGTAAGGCCAAATCCACCATATTCATGGCTCTATATGCGACAAACGCGATAAAACAGGAACGGTGCGTTATTCGTGGCAATCTTATCGTCGACTGGCAACCCCGATCTGACAGCCAATCGATTCCCATCGCAGCGTCGATCGACGCAACCAGACTCGAGCGACTGTCTCGCACAGGCCCTGGCGGATTCAGCAAGATTCTTACCGTCGACCATACTCGACCCGATACGCGTTCCGGTGTTCAACCGGTCCTGGCACATGATTTGAACGGGGACGGTCTATCAGAGATCCTGCTTGTCGGCAGCAACGAATTACTCATAAATCAGGGGGACGGTTCTTTCCAACGAGAACGCCTCTGCCTTCATCGAGAACGAGTCTTCGAAACGGGAATCGTTGCGGAAATGACCGGCGATGGATTACCTGACTTGGTGCTTCCGGGAGTCCGAGGTGATCTACTGCTTTACGAGGGGCAGCAGAGCGGACGCTTCACAAGCCCGCCTATCGGAAAAGCTCGGCAAGGCGGTCCGTTGGTCCAACCGCAAGCGATGACCGTGGGTGACGTTGATCTGGACGGGGATCTCGACCTTTGGATCGGTCAATATAAGATCGCTTATATCGGCGGACAAATGCCCACACCGTATTACGATGCCAATGATGGATTCCCTGCTTTTTTACTACTTAACGATGGACAGGGTCGCTTCAGTCCAGCCACCGAAGAATCGGGCTTGGCCGAAAAACGTTTCCGCAGAAGCTACGGAGGCTCATTGATCGACCTCGATACGGATGGCGACTTGGATCTCTTGGTGGTCAGTGACTTTGCCGGCGTTGATTACTACGAGAATGATGGCCGGGGCTATTTCCGTGACGTCACGGATGACACTTTTGACGAGCGCCACTTATTTGGGATGTCAGTATCTTTTGCCGACTTCGATTTAGACGGTCAGACGGACATCTTCGTCACAGGTATGGCCTCGACCACAGCACGCCGTCTCGAGCACATGAAACTTGGCCGACGCGATCGTCCGGAGATTCATTTAATGCGTTCACGCATGGGCTATGGGAACCGCATGTATCTCGCGAATGGAAACCGATTCACGGAACCGACTTTCCGAGATCAAGCGGCGAGAACAGGCTGGTCTTGGGGTTCAACTGCCTTTGATTTTGATAATGACGCTGATCCAGACATCTACGTTGCCAACGGCCACAGCAGCGGAAAATCAACGAAAGATCATTGCACTCATTTTTGGTGCCACGACATCTACGAAGGAGACTCAAAACCCAACAAAGCAACTCAGGAACTATTTCAAGAAGTTTTGTCCGGCTATTTTGATCGTTCGGAATCTTGGGACGGCTACCAAAAAAATGCGTTGTTGATGAACAACGATGGCCAAGCGTTCGAAAACATCGCCTTTCTGCTCGGCCTTGGACACGAGTTCGACGGTCGAGCGGCAATCAGTGATGATATCGACGGCGATGGACGAGTCGACTTGCTTGTTGTGGAGGACAAATGGAACAACGGCCAACGTCTTCACATCTATCGCAACGGACTAGATACTGAAAACCACTGGATTGGCGTTCATCTGTCAGACAAAGTTGCAGGGCACAGTCCCATCGGTTGCCGCGTTACACTTTTTTGCGATGACTATTCGACGTCCGACGTAATTGTCGCAGGCGACTCCATTCACGCGCAACACGCTCCCACGGCTCACTTCGGCATCGGAAAACGAGATAACGTACAGGCAATCGAAGTGACATGGATCGACGGACACAAGGAAAGAATCGACAATCCGGCGATTGACCAGTATCATCGCATCAAGCGCAGCGATCCCTCTTCGCCATCAAATGAGTGA
- a CDS encoding oligosaccharide flippase family protein: protein MPANRQTKTSLGDRASHAAVLMTGQAIYVKAAALVLQLILAKLLLRDEFGLYGLALTVYSFAAMFHQAGVLEVLVARQRSFNTWASVGFWLSTTIGILAFLFTLLLAPVAARFYRTDDPATLVRLIGTLAIVFPISAAGAVNRAKLQVQMRFRELAIIGMLVATLDFVLKVSFASMGFGAFSFAYGAIITSIGHLILCWCFAPIKIRFRPQVRRWKYLLNDGVMVVGSLVFMWVIEEGDYVVLGRFASLTVVGVYFFAYRMSRHVMSLLTFQMARVLFPALSQLSLESGKQFKAFVRAARLIAAVCFPICLLMASVADPIVKVCFEPKWYEAIPLMQIMCLGMTIRTMSWPVASLFKAQGRFRTHMILSAFSICLFFPLTILGTWLGSAFGLSIAVAVFYTLSTTLEFFVVMRPDGHVLSRFASVIVLPMLVSIVAVAIATAIGYLALPVLTTHSTIQHLVQIAVITIVSLVVYLPLIRWLAADVWQDALLRAKRLLPA from the coding sequence GATCGGGCATCTCATGCTGCCGTGTTGATGACCGGGCAAGCGATTTACGTCAAAGCGGCTGCGCTGGTTCTACAGTTGATCCTGGCCAAACTTCTGCTCCGAGATGAATTTGGACTCTATGGACTCGCTCTCACGGTCTACAGTTTCGCCGCAATGTTTCACCAAGCCGGTGTGCTGGAGGTGTTAGTTGCTCGCCAACGTTCCTTCAATACCTGGGCCAGTGTTGGGTTTTGGCTCTCGACGACGATCGGAATTTTGGCATTTTTGTTCACCCTGCTTTTGGCGCCGGTGGCCGCTCGTTTCTATCGTACTGATGATCCGGCGACACTTGTTCGGCTGATTGGCACGTTGGCGATTGTATTTCCGATAAGTGCAGCCGGCGCTGTCAATCGGGCAAAACTCCAAGTTCAAATGCGTTTTCGCGAACTGGCAATTATCGGTATGCTGGTCGCAACATTAGATTTTGTTTTGAAAGTTTCATTTGCATCGATGGGGTTTGGGGCCTTCAGTTTTGCCTACGGAGCCATTATTACATCGATCGGGCACCTTATTCTCTGCTGGTGTTTTGCGCCGATAAAAATTCGATTTCGACCACAGGTCCGCAGGTGGAAATATTTGTTGAACGATGGTGTGATGGTCGTGGGCTCGTTGGTTTTCATGTGGGTCATTGAGGAGGGCGATTATGTTGTGTTGGGGCGTTTTGCGAGTTTGACGGTGGTAGGCGTCTATTTCTTTGCCTATCGGATGTCAAGACATGTGATGTCTCTGCTGACCTTTCAGATGGCTCGGGTGCTATTTCCTGCATTGAGTCAGTTGTCCTTAGAGTCTGGCAAACAGTTCAAGGCATTCGTCCGCGCCGCCCGACTCATCGCGGCAGTCTGCTTCCCAATTTGTCTCCTAATGGCAAGCGTTGCAGATCCCATTGTGAAGGTGTGCTTTGAGCCGAAGTGGTACGAAGCAATACCACTTATGCAGATCATGTGTTTGGGAATGACAATCCGGACAATGAGTTGGCCGGTAGCGAGCTTATTCAAAGCTCAGGGACGGTTTCGCACACATATGATTCTTTCTGCATTCTCCATTTGCCTGTTCTTTCCTTTGACAATCCTGGGGACGTGGTTAGGCTCGGCCTTTGGTTTGTCGATTGCTGTTGCCGTATTCTATACCTTGTCGACGACTCTTGAGTTTTTCGTAGTCATGCGCCCCGACGGTCATGTGCTGTCACGCTTTGCGTCAGTCATTGTGCTGCCCATGTTAGTTTCCATCGTGGCGGTGGCGATCGCCACTGCAATCGGCTACTTGGCCCTGCCTGTGTTGACGACCCATTCAACGATTCAACACCTGGTTCAAATTGCAGTCATTACCATCGTCAGTCTCGTTGTCTACCTTCCCTTGATCCGTTGGCTGGCGGCCGATGTGTGGCAAGATGCTTTGCTGAGAGCCAAGAGACTCCTACCTGCTTAG